A region from the Vicia villosa cultivar HV-30 ecotype Madison, WI linkage group LG3, Vvil1.0, whole genome shotgun sequence genome encodes:
- the LOC131659516 gene encoding uncharacterized protein LOC131659516: MESINVVVGDVHNQADVTEDVGTFWEFTAEGSTKEDDCSPTITESEAEPPNKGPSIKVQKDHPSELIIGNINSGVTTSIHSTSLIRCIHKPLSIIPFSLNMSQSPPSKNTNPCSETASDSRAPSMVGDQDVVLDVAPLNSVPAIDPVGSIPRKMHARKSTGGSVPETFSAQNKEGSAYVHNAIAGLVTRILNEGHKVAGISVPLAQVPAPENSKDDQVDASKDHVNVETSEANNVEGSDAKNADASGDKDAETLETEKAEEVNATSPKEKPTFPIDSVNDMVDLDNLDDPIDIADDDLISSISNRVKARRGKQVDDQYPPKTKVAPLKNVTKEKIKKVPAEPSRTGSKVAVKKRKERSVSDSEDNVLSDVPDISSKKKIAVTKSSTKVRDVPLDNIYLHYASNAIQWKFVYQRRLALERELANDALEYQEVMKLIKSAGLLKTVTHFSKCYEMLVKEFIVNLSQDCADGKAEDFHKVPTNHTSTIVVGLGRFIYAVGTKTKFDYGTYIFDQTMRHVGTSATKLPIAFPSLICGIILKQHPGILKAKDSVCKRESALSFHYKLLQRSDDMTSAGTSQPSKSVNKTFLIAELKETCKELDNRKMKLEKLIQSLEQSAEDDHAGGSDGDNMDEDKNADSGDEEEAEDGEDTEDVGSSDADEENSGSGDEEIGDSSDEETDGSDN; encoded by the exons ATGGAATCTATAAATGTTGTGGTTGGTGATGtccacaatcaagcagatgtcacagaggatgtcggaacattctgggaatTTACAGCTGAAGGATCTACTAAAGAAGATGATTGTAGTCCTACTATCACAGAGTCTGAAGCTGAACCTCCTAACAAAGGTCCATCTATAAAGGTTCAAAAAGATCATCCtagtgaacttattataggaAATATCAACAGTGGAGTtactacaag CATTCACTCTACTTCTCTGATTCGCTGCATTCACAAACCTCTCTCCATCATTCCCTTCTCTCTCAACATGTCTCAGTCTCCTCCCTCGAAGAACACTAATCCTTGCTCTGAAACTGCATCCGACTCTAGGGCTCCAAGTATGGTAGGTGATCAGGATGTCGTGCTGGATGTTGCGCCATTGAACTCGGTCCCAGCCATTGATCCTGTTGGCAGTAttccaagaaagatgcatgcaagaaaatcaactggtGGGTCTGTTCCAGAAACATTTTCTGCTCAGAATAAAGAAGGGTCTGCTTATGTCCACAATGCGATCGCAGGTCTTGTcacaagaatcttgaatgaaggtcACAAGGTAGCAGGAATATCTGTCCCTTTAGCCCAAGTTCCTGCCCCTGAGAATAGCAAAGATGATCAAGTTGATGCTAGCAAAGATCATGTTaatgttgagacatctgaagcCAACAATGTTGAGGGTTCTGATGCTAAAAATGCTGATGCATCTGGAGATAAAGATGCTGAGACTCTTGAAACGGAGAAAGCTGAAGAGGTCAATGCTACTTCTCCTAAAGAGAAGCCTACTTTCCCTATTGACAGTGTAAATGATATGGTGGATCTGGATAATCTTGATGATCCTATTGacattgctgatgatgacctcatctccagcaTTTCCAACAGAGTCAAGGCTCGAAGGGGAAAGCAGGTTGATGATCAATATCCTCCCAAGACAAAGGTTGCTCCTCTGAAGAATGTCACCAAAGAAAAGATCAAGAAGGTCCCTGCTGAACCTTCAAGAACTGGAAGCAAGGTTGCtgtgaagaaaagaaaagaaagaagtgtcTCTGACTCCGAAGACAATGTCctaagtgatgtccctgacatctcatcaaagaagaagattgctgtcaCAAAATCCTCCACAAAGGTCCGTGATGTTCCCTTGGACAACATTTATCTGCACTATGCTTCAAATGCTATCCAGTGGAAGTTTGtttatcaaagaaggctggctcTGGAAAGAGAACttgcaaatgatgctctggaataTCAAGAGGTCATGAAGCTCATCAAATCTGCAGGTTTGCTTAAAACTGTTACTCATTTTTCTAAATGCTATGAAATGCTCGTGAAGGAGTTTATAGTGAATTTGTCTCAAGATTGTGCTGATGGGAAAGCTGAGGATTTTCATAAG GTGCCTACCAATCACACTTCTACCATTGTTGTTGGCCTAGGAAGATTCATATATGCTGTGGGAACCAAGACAAAATTTGACTATGGGACTTATATATTTGATCAAACTATGAGGCATGTTGGTACCTCTGCTACCAAGCTTCCCATTGCTTTTCCATCCCTGATATGTGGGATAATTCTCAAGCAACACCCTGGAATTCTGAAAGCTAAAGATTCTGTATGTAAGAGGGAGAGTGCTTTGTCTTTCCACTATAAGTTGCTCCAAAGGTCAGATGACAtgacatctgctgggacatcacaACCCAGCAAGTCTGTGAACAAAACCTTTCTCATTGCTGAGCTGAAAGAGACTTGTAAAGAGTTGGACAAcaggaagatgaagcttgaaaaGCTCATTCAAAGCCTTGAGCAGTCTGCAGAGGATGATCATGCTGGTGGTAGTGATGGTGACAATATGGATGAAGACAAAAATGCTGATAGTGGTGATGAGGAAGAGGCTGAGGATGGTGAAGATACTGAAGATGTTGGGAGTAGTGATGCTGATGAAGAGAATAGTGGCTCTGGTGATGAAGAGATTGGTGACTCTAGTGATGAAGAGACTGATGGTTCTGACAATTAG